A genomic region of Magnolia sinica isolate HGM2019 chromosome 6, MsV1, whole genome shotgun sequence contains the following coding sequences:
- the LOC131249879 gene encoding 14 kDa proline-rich protein DC2.15-like, which translates to MASKTSATVALYLSVNLLFFSFATATNSSPCLCTSCSCNPNPNPNPNPTPTPTPSRGTCPRDALKLGVCANLLGLVNVVVGSPPTLPCCSLIQGLADLEAALCLCTAIRANVLGINLNIPVSLSLILNNCGSRVPTGFECA; encoded by the coding sequence ATGGCCTCAAAGACCTCTGCAACAGTTGCTCTTTATCTCTCCGTCaaccttctcttcttttcctttgccACTGCTACTAATAGCAGCCCATGCCTTTGTACCAGTTGCTCTTGCAAcccaaatccaaaccctaaccctaaccctaccccAACTCCCACACCTTCAAGGGGTACCTGCCCTAGAGATGCACTGAAGCTGGGTGTATGTGCCAATTTGCTAGGGTTGGTGAATGTGGTTGTGGGGTCCCCACCAACACTCCCATGTTGCTCTCTCATCCAAGGGCTCGCCGATCTTGAGGCTGCCCTGTGCCTATGCACTGCCATCAGAGCCAATGTCTTGGGCATCAACCTCAACATTCCGGTTTCCCTAAGCTTGATTTTGAATAACTGTGGGAGTAGGGTCCCAACCGGGTTCGAATGCGCATAA